One Nostoc punctiforme PCC 73102 DNA window includes the following coding sequences:
- the gorA gene encoding glutathione-disulfide reductase has translation MAFDYNLFVIGAGPGGLAAAKKAASYGVRVAIAEQESIGGTCVNRGCIPKKLIVYAADFALQKQIAPSYGWSECQTYFDWTLFIKSVHQHLDTLNQSYFQQLHKAGIELISDRATFIDAHTVDINGLKVTADKILIAVGGQPLKPKIPGIEYAITSREMFQLPYLPKRLAIIGGGYIGVEFSSMMHAFGCQVTVIEKDEMILSGFDDEIRSAVEQGLRKRGIKLLTSSTVQEIKYSDESLLLTITGKKREIITADTILVATGYAPNTKNLGLENAHVELGEHGAIKVDEYSRTTQENIFAVGDCTSRVQLSPVAKAEGIAFANTVFGNKVQKLDYDYVPSAVFCRPEAAGVGMTEAKAREKFGESVQCYYTQFQPLLYQLTDQNEPTTMKLVLNGDSGQVLGAHLVGEHAADIIQSLGVAIRKGITKEDLDEIIGIHPTVGEEFFSLDRVQE, from the coding sequence ATGGCATTTGATTACAACCTGTTTGTCATTGGTGCTGGGCCTGGTGGATTGGCAGCAGCTAAAAAAGCAGCTAGTTACGGTGTCCGTGTCGCTATTGCCGAACAAGAATCCATCGGTGGAACCTGTGTAAATCGCGGTTGCATTCCCAAAAAACTGATTGTCTACGCTGCTGACTTCGCCCTACAAAAGCAAATAGCGCCCAGTTATGGGTGGAGTGAATGTCAAACATATTTTGACTGGACATTATTTATTAAGTCAGTACATCAGCATCTTGACACCCTTAACCAGTCTTACTTTCAGCAATTACACAAAGCTGGAATTGAACTAATTTCCGATCGTGCCACTTTCATCGATGCTCATACTGTCGATATCAATGGACTTAAAGTTACAGCCGACAAAATTTTAATTGCTGTGGGAGGGCAACCCCTCAAGCCCAAAATTCCAGGCATAGAATATGCCATTACATCCCGCGAGATGTTTCAGTTACCTTATCTACCGAAGCGTTTAGCAATTATTGGCGGTGGCTACATTGGCGTAGAATTTTCCAGTATGATGCACGCCTTCGGTTGCCAGGTGACGGTGATTGAAAAAGACGAGATGATTTTATCGGGGTTTGATGATGAGATTCGCTCTGCGGTAGAACAAGGTTTGAGGAAACGCGGAATTAAGTTATTGACTAGTAGTACTGTTCAAGAAATCAAATACTCAGATGAGAGTTTGTTATTAACTATTACTGGTAAGAAGCGAGAAATAATTACAGCAGATACGATCTTGGTTGCCACAGGTTACGCTCCAAATACCAAGAATCTTGGTTTAGAAAATGCCCATGTTGAACTTGGCGAACATGGTGCAATCAAAGTAGATGAATACAGCCGCACCACCCAAGAAAATATTTTTGCTGTGGGTGACTGCACCAGTCGAGTGCAATTGTCTCCAGTGGCGAAGGCAGAAGGTATTGCTTTTGCCAATACAGTTTTTGGCAACAAGGTGCAAAAACTGGATTATGATTATGTGCCCTCTGCTGTTTTTTGCCGTCCAGAAGCGGCTGGTGTAGGGATGACGGAGGCGAAGGCACGGGAAAAATTTGGTGAATCTGTACAATGCTACTACACCCAATTCCAACCACTTTTGTATCAGCTAACCGACCAGAATGAGCCAACCACTATGAAGTTAGTTTTAAATGGCGATTCTGGGCAAGTTTTGGGCGCTCATCTGGTGGGTGAACACGCAGCAGATATCATTCAAAGTCTGGGTGTGGCAATTCGCAAGGGCATTACCAAGGAAGACTTGGATGAAATAATAGGTATTCACCCTACGGTAGGAGAAGAATTTTTTTCGTTAGATCGGGTGCAGGAATGA
- a CDS encoding ATP-binding protein — MAERGLKASTEGIAKANQALIRNSLNKAALARDLGLSRATVTNFFRVIPIDRLNFEEICKGLGLNWQEIVDIRVGKSQTEKHQNPTSKNYDFVGREDAIAHLNNLVNEGAKVILIQAEGGIGKTTLAKKWFELQGLEYLELRVGSTPQNLNSVEDWLRVKLRDYFKDNPEENFMIMLEQLKTQLQIRKIGVLIDNLEPALINGKLIEPQHSYYVELLTVLAHHSVQSVTLITSREQIDEHTLKRLQTFQSYTIEGLKQEVWRQYFEICNINIDSDALREMHQAYGGNAEVMYILSGDIVTTSKGDLKYFWKKNCDYLLINSTLENLVQYQFDKLQRDNPQVYKLLCRLGCYRYQYVSIIPEEGIFYLLWDEQKERDKLKLLRGLKNRALVKFSEEGCYLYEVIREEAIQRLKLTNDWKQCHTEAGIFLSTLISNSCQTIIPKITCIKVNDTQEQTYLNIENAKIAVKQGLSKQETIALEVVYHVMEFYGVGCFEELRQEPKVLDNPFFKAIENMVFEYVDCYSNLGLVLYKFALSTQVLGIIDEIEENFIASSKEFEYYQRSLKVSQCFFQTALLMATKVKEDKLMIKLIQYLAECQDFTGMFLYQITKNNESTEAFDKIKVNLEKLVQRFDKLSFEQKSEEVKQAIHSLRINEQYYSKFIATFLT; from the coding sequence ATGGCAGAGCGGGGGCTTAAAGCATCTACAGAAGGTATCGCAAAAGCAAATCAAGCTTTGATCCGTAATAGTTTAAATAAGGCTGCTTTAGCAAGAGATTTAGGACTATCTCGCGCAACAGTTACTAATTTTTTTCGGGTGATACCAATTGATCGCCTCAATTTTGAAGAAATTTGTAAAGGGCTCGGTCTAAATTGGCAAGAGATAGTTGATATTCGAGTTGGCAAATCTCAAACAGAGAAACATCAAAATCCAACATCAAAGAATTATGATTTTGTGGGGCGTGAGGATGCGATCGCACACCTCAATAACCTTGTTAACGAAGGCGCAAAAGTTATTCTAATTCAAGCAGAGGGCGGTATAGGTAAAACAACCTTGGCTAAAAAATGGTTTGAGCTTCAAGGTTTAGAATATCTTGAACTGCGTGTAGGAAGCACACCTCAGAACCTCAACTCAGTAGAAGATTGGTTAAGAGTCAAGCTCAGAGATTATTTTAAGGATAATCCAGAAGAAAATTTTATGATTATGCTGGAGCAATTGAAAACCCAGCTTCAGATTAGAAAGATTGGTGTATTAATTGATAACCTTGAACCTGCTTTGATAAATGGTAAGTTAATAGAACCTCAGCACAGCTATTATGTAGAATTATTAACTGTACTAGCGCATCATAGTGTACAGTCAGTCACTCTCATTACAAGCCGTGAGCAAATTGATGAACATACGTTGAAGCGTCTTCAAACTTTTCAATCTTATACAATAGAGGGTTTAAAGCAAGAAGTATGGCGACAGTATTTTGAAATCTGTAACATTAATATAGATAGTGATGCTCTCAGGGAAATGCATCAAGCCTATGGAGGTAATGCAGAGGTTATGTATATCCTTAGTGGTGATATTGTAACGACATCAAAAGGAGACTTAAAATATTTTTGGAAAAAAAATTGTGATTATTTATTAATAAATTCTACTTTAGAGAATCTTGTTCAATATCAGTTTGATAAACTTCAACGAGATAATCCCCAAGTCTATAAACTTTTATGCAGATTAGGATGTTACCGTTATCAATATGTTTCTATAATACCTGAAGAAGGAATTTTTTACTTGCTTTGGGATGAGCAAAAGGAGCGAGATAAACTCAAACTTCTCAGGGGTTTAAAAAACAGAGCTTTAGTAAAGTTTAGTGAAGAAGGATGCTACTTGTATGAAGTTATTCGCGAAGAAGCCATACAAAGACTTAAATTAACAAATGATTGGAAACAATGTCACACTGAAGCTGGAATATTTTTATCTACATTAATATCTAATAGCTGCCAAACAATTATTCCAAAAATTACTTGCATTAAAGTAAATGATACTCAAGAACAAACGTATCTAAATATAGAAAATGCAAAAATAGCAGTAAAACAAGGACTAAGTAAACAGGAAACTATTGCCTTAGAAGTTGTTTACCATGTGATGGAATTTTACGGAGTAGGTTGCTTTGAAGAATTAAGGCAAGAACCAAAGGTATTAGATAATCCTTTCTTTAAAGCTATCGAAAATATGGTTTTTGAATATGTTGATTGTTATTCTAATTTAGGTTTAGTACTTTATAAGTTTGCATTAAGCACACAAGTATTAGGAATAATTGATGAAATTGAAGAAAATTTTATAGCAAGTAGCAAGGAATTTGAGTATTACCAAAGAAGTTTGAAAGTAAGCCAGTGTTTTTTTCAAACAGCTTTGCTGATGGCGACGAAAGTTAAAGAGGATAAACTAATGATTAAGTTAATTCAATATTTAGCTGAATGTCAGGATTTTACAGGAATGTTTTTATATCAAATTACAAAAAATAACGAAAGTACAGAAGCTTTTGATAAAATCAAAGTAAACTTAGAAAAATTAGTACAAAGATTTGATAAGCTGTCATTTGAGCAAAAAAGTGAGGAAGTAAAACAAGCAATTCATAGTCTAAGAATAAATGAACAATATTACAGTAAATTTATAGCAACATTTTTGACTTAA
- a CDS encoding tetratricopeptide repeat protein: protein MPGQSEDWNLPKSWNRKILQDWEIDRLLTNLEVTLQKRYRQSTRKDLLLGLLCGYSLKKIGQDLHKENAAVRAGLSNIYRDIEVLTGEANKSVKSSNLVYVLEKHGYRRGSVVATIQRRDIPHNLPAPTYTQFIGREADMKKLLERLSSVHGAHMITVHGIGGVGKTALVLAAAYLCLKASNENSSDAPKFDAIIFTSAKQQELIPTNSILWRQQGQRNLRDIFREIANALDDPTILQSPPNDQFDRVRQILSKRRTLLIVDNMETIEDRNEVIEFLYNLPICIKVIITSREQIALLPIRLRNLPQDDGLQLIRQQAEEKGISINDEDSKQLYDRTGGIPLAIVYSLGQLSGGYSLNSVLNRLTSATGDVARFCFEQSVQGIKGQPPHKLLMSLAIFPDSAILAAVAEVAGLTAAPDIVNNGLARLQQLSLVNLNPETKRFDMLSLTREYALAELAAYPDFEREARRRWVRWYLDFAHNYAGEDWEKWIHYNKLEPEEGNLRAVLHWCEDKEHYEAVRDLWLLLSHYANLYAYWDDRLDWLQWLIEQSERRGEWSCFVKIIVRKSWLLIRECSSVSLKEADKILRRTWVLRDHADLCVQADLAESMARLQIRQKDYKDARHWLTVEEKLVIEANLEERQHIRYFIPVLYHQAEIHYLEGEYLLAKKLFQEVMKSAEKISWHRVINSAQNWLADIAIEQGDRDEAQKLLIQGLTVAETTHNKRRLARYRRSLARWEKKWGSAEKAYQLSIKAIDGFKLLGMTRDAQEMQIFLDSL from the coding sequence ATGCCAGGTCAGTCAGAAGATTGGAATTTACCTAAAAGTTGGAATCGCAAGATTTTGCAGGACTGGGAGATAGACCGACTACTGACTAATTTGGAGGTTACACTTCAAAAGCGTTACAGACAAAGTACTAGGAAAGACCTGTTACTTGGGCTACTCTGTGGGTACAGCTTGAAAAAGATTGGTCAAGATTTGCACAAAGAAAACGCTGCTGTCAGAGCAGGGTTAAGCAATATCTATCGGGATATTGAAGTTTTGACAGGAGAAGCAAATAAAAGTGTCAAGTCCAGTAATCTTGTCTACGTTTTGGAAAAACATGGTTATCGTAGAGGGTCTGTTGTAGCTACTATCCAACGCCGTGACATCCCCCACAATTTGCCAGCACCGACTTACACCCAATTTATTGGTCGGGAGGCAGATATGAAAAAGCTATTAGAACGCCTTTCATCGGTGCATGGCGCTCACATGATCACAGTACATGGCATTGGTGGCGTAGGTAAAACGGCGCTGGTGTTAGCAGCTGCTTATCTATGCTTAAAAGCTAGTAACGAAAACTCTTCTGACGCACCCAAATTTGATGCGATTATTTTCACTTCAGCCAAACAACAAGAACTTATTCCCACTAATAGTATCTTGTGGCGGCAACAGGGACAGCGTAATCTACGCGATATCTTTCGAGAAATTGCTAATGCTTTAGATGACCCGACAATTCTTCAATCTCCTCCCAATGACCAATTCGATCGTGTTCGCCAAATTCTCTCAAAACGGAGAACACTGTTGATTGTGGACAATATGGAGACTATAGAGGACAGAAATGAGGTTATTGAGTTTTTATATAATCTACCCATTTGCATCAAAGTAATAATTACTAGCCGCGAACAAATTGCCTTGTTGCCAATCCGTCTGCGAAACTTACCTCAAGATGATGGTTTGCAGTTGATTAGACAACAAGCTGAAGAAAAAGGTATAAGCATCAACGATGAGGACTCTAAGCAACTCTACGATCGCACTGGCGGCATCCCTCTGGCGATCGTATATTCGCTTGGTCAATTATCCGGTGGCTACTCCCTAAACTCGGTATTGAATCGATTAACCTCGGCTACAGGTGATGTGGCTCGTTTTTGCTTTGAGCAATCAGTACAAGGAATCAAGGGACAGCCACCGCACAAGTTACTCATGTCACTGGCGATTTTTCCTGACTCTGCCATACTCGCAGCTGTGGCTGAGGTTGCTGGGCTAACAGCCGCTCCTGATATTGTAAATAATGGCTTGGCGCGTTTGCAGCAACTTTCCTTGGTGAATCTCAACCCAGAGACTAAGCGGTTTGATATGCTCTCTTTGACTCGTGAATATGCCTTAGCAGAATTAGCCGCTTACCCAGATTTTGAGAGGGAAGCACGAAGGCGCTGGGTGAGATGGTATCTTGATTTTGCCCACAATTATGCCGGAGAAGATTGGGAGAAGTGGATACACTACAATAAGTTAGAACCAGAAGAAGGAAATCTGCGAGCAGTACTTCATTGGTGTGAAGACAAAGAACACTATGAAGCAGTTAGGGATTTATGGCTTCTCTTAAGCCACTATGCAAATCTCTATGCCTATTGGGACGATCGCTTAGATTGGCTGCAATGGCTCATAGAACAATCAGAACGGCGTGGTGAATGGTCTTGTTTTGTAAAAATCATCGTCCGCAAAAGCTGGCTACTAATTCGAGAGTGTTCCTCTGTGAGTCTGAAAGAAGCAGATAAAATTTTGCGACGGACGTGGGTTTTGCGCGATCATGCAGATTTATGTGTTCAGGCTGACTTAGCCGAAAGTATGGCTAGGCTGCAAATTAGACAGAAGGATTATAAAGATGCACGTCACTGGCTAACTGTAGAAGAAAAATTGGTGATCGAGGCGAATCTAGAGGAGCGACAGCACATCCGCTATTTTATTCCCGTTCTTTATCATCAGGCTGAAATCCATTATTTAGAAGGTGAATATCTTTTAGCAAAGAAGCTCTTTCAAGAGGTGATGAAAAGTGCAGAAAAAATTAGTTGGCATCGGGTGATCAATTCTGCTCAAAATTGGCTGGCTGATATTGCAATTGAACAAGGCGATCGCGACGAAGCTCAAAAGCTATTAATTCAAGGCTTGACTGTTGCTGAAACGACTCACAACAAGCGACGTTTGGCTCGCTATCGGCGTTCTCTTGCCCGTTGGGAGAAAAAGTGGGGAAGTGCAGAGAAAGCCTACCAATTGTCAATTAAGGCTATTGATGGTTTTAAGCTCTTGGGAATGACACGGGATGCACAGGAGATGCAAATTTTCCTTGATTCACTGTAA
- a CDS encoding ISAzo13-like element ISNpu10 family transposase (programmed frameshift), with protein MSDKQVVESIQDKYDSLSPYLNEKTRRIWAAIEARSLGWGGVSQVALATGLSRTTIHAGIRLLLDASGEKTSNDDSNRIRSSGAGRKLLEEKDAMLLSDLESLIEPVTLGDPESPLKWTSKSVVKLAAALNIGGHRTSPKSVYNLLESLGYSLQSNRKTRDGSSHPDRDDQFLHISNQVLHFQSQNEPVISVDNKKKELIGDFKNSGTEWCEKEQPIEVKMHDFVDPKLGKAIPYGIYDLTSNQGWVNVGIDHDTAEFAVESIRHWWYSMGKQVYPSSEHIMITADCGGSNSYRSRLWKLKLQELATDTGKTIHVCHFPPGTSKWNKIEHRLFCHITQNWRGRPLTSLQVVINLIRNTTTTQGLEVEARLDPNLYKTGIKVTDQELDTIAIERNSFHGEWNYIIKPKVVS; from the exons ATGTCTGATAAGCAGGTAGTAGAAAGCATTCAAGACAAGTACGATTCGTTATCGCCTTATTTGAATGAGAAAACACGGCGTATTTGGGCAGCAATTGAAGCCCGAAGCCTGGGCTGGGGAGGCGTGAGTCAGGTTGCGCTCGCAACTGGACTATCCCGGACTACAATCCATGCTGGGATACGGTTATTGTTAGACGCTTCGGGGGAAAAAACCTCGAATGATGATAGTAATCGAATTCGTTCGTCAGGTGCTGGACGTAAACTACTTGAAGAAAAAGACGCAATGCTGCTATCAGATTTAGAATCGCTGATTGAACCAGTGACACTGGGAGACCCAGAATCTCCTCTAAAATGGACTTCTAAAAGTGTTGTGAAACTGGCTGCGGCATTAAACATTGGGGGACATAGGACTAGTCCTAAAAGTGTTTATAACTTACTTGAATCGCTTGGCTACAGCTTACAATCAAATCGTAAAACCCGTGATGGCTCATCTCATCCAGATAGAGATGATCAGTTTTTACATATTTCCAACCAAGTCTTGCACTTTCAATCCCAGAACGAACCCGTAATTTCAGTTGATA ACAAAAAAAAAGAATTAATTGGAGATTTTAAAAATTCTGGAACCGAGTGGTGTGAAAAGGAACAGCCAATTGAGGTGAAAATGCATGATTTTGTTGACCCCAAGTTGGGCAAGGCAATTCCCTACGGAATTTATGACTTAACCTCAAATCAAGGATGGGTAAATGTTGGCATTGACCACGATACCGCAGAGTTTGCAGTCGAGTCTATTCGTCATTGGTGGTACTCAATGGGTAAACAAGTTTATCCCAGCAGTGAGCATATAATGATTACGGCTGATTGCGGTGGTAGCAATAGTTATCGCTCACGATTGTGGAAATTGAAGTTACAAGAATTAGCAACTGATACTGGTAAAACTATTCATGTGTGTCATTTTCCTCCAGGCACAAGTAAATGGAATAAGATTGAGCATCGCTTGTTTTGTCACATTACCCAAAACTGGCGAGGCAGACCATTAACTAGCTTGCAAGTTGTGATTAATCTAATTCGCAATACTACCACCACACAAGGATTAGAAGTTGAAGCTAGATTAGATCCAAATCTCTACAAAACGGGAATCAAGGTTACAGACCAAGAGCTTGATACTATCGCAATCGAACGAAATTCTTTTCATGGTGAGTGGAACTATATTATCAAACCCAAAGTAGTCAGTTAA
- a CDS encoding peptidoglycan-binding domain-containing protein: MTNKTLNFLNLLFGLKQSRRYFPEEKQVCVFNKRPILYRGFSPNSAQESINELQERLQAQDFLSTISGKFDLETEEAVIKFQKANNLQVDGIVGPLSWACLFYPKLYRNQKSMSPKLQDAVKELQIILNEEGFFKKEPDGYFSRETERGVKRFQRTYGLKDDGIVGAATWAVLFGMRQKIDNNSFLQLVYFLPPQSWFLWEQFLMISFIMLGIYYSPIPGDEPKWNTALATAYGLTCIVPFLLECLPLKPSKQTSLPLLQYAPYVLTGIFWKPIINFLGGLFN; encoded by the coding sequence ATGACAAATAAAACACTTAACTTTCTAAACCTCTTGTTTGGGCTAAAACAATCCCGACGTTATTTTCCAGAAGAAAAACAAGTCTGTGTATTCAATAAACGTCCCATATTATACCGAGGCTTTTCGCCAAACTCTGCACAAGAATCAATTAATGAACTCCAAGAACGACTGCAAGCTCAGGATTTCCTCTCAACTATTAGTGGTAAATTTGACTTAGAAACAGAAGAGGCTGTAATTAAATTTCAGAAAGCTAATAATCTTCAGGTAGATGGGATAGTTGGGCCACTGAGTTGGGCTTGCCTTTTCTACCCAAAGCTTTACCGCAATCAAAAAAGTATGTCTCCAAAGTTACAGGATGCAGTTAAAGAACTGCAAATTATTCTCAATGAAGAAGGATTTTTTAAAAAAGAACCTGACGGATATTTTAGTCGTGAAACTGAGAGAGGCGTTAAACGCTTTCAAAGAACTTATGGACTGAAAGATGATGGTATTGTTGGCGCTGCAACTTGGGCTGTACTTTTCGGGATGCGACAAAAAATAGACAACAACAGCTTTCTCCAGTTAGTTTATTTTCTACCACCTCAATCCTGGTTTTTATGGGAGCAGTTTTTAATGATCTCGTTCATTATGCTGGGTATTTATTATAGCCCCATACCAGGAGATGAACCTAAATGGAATACAGCCTTAGCAACTGCCTATGGGCTTACCTGTATAGTGCCTTTTCTCTTGGAGTGTTTACCTTTGAAGCCATCGAAGCAGACTAGCTTACCGCTTTTACAATACGCTCCTTATGTGTTGACTGGTATTTTTTGGAAACCAATTATCAATTTCTTGGGGGGATTATTTAATTAA